Genomic segment of Dermacentor albipictus isolate Rhodes 1998 colony chromosome 5, USDA_Dalb.pri_finalv2, whole genome shotgun sequence:
AACCTGTGTCAAAGAGGAGTACTTGGTCCCCGACATTAAATTCTTTAGTCCGTGCCCTCCTATTGTAAACTAGAGCATGTTTGCTCTGGCACTCGGTGCCTGTCAactcagctacactctcggctagttctagctcccgctgactgggcacccCAGTGACATCTTGTATGAAACTATTCTCTTGCAACTTAGGCATTTGCTCTGTCGTTTCTTCGAAACTTAGACCGCAGTCCGGCTCAGTGTTATCGACCATATCGACTGATCGGACCCCTACCGCGGAAtattttcctctccaaactcctctttttcctgcgcccgtaggagttcccaatcttcctttgacAGCAGGCAGTCAACCCCGTTTGCAAGTTCGTCGGTAACCGCGCACACCAGATCGATCCTCTGCGGTTGTATCACAGCCCCCGGGCGATGCATGCCTACGGGCAGCGTAGCTAGCTTAGCTCGAATGGTGTTTCCGAATGCCGACTCAAGTCTTACTGTTCGTGATGGCTCCTGTAAATCGATGGGCAACATACTTTTACGGACTACCGTTATCTCACTACCTGTGTCCAACACAGCTTCCGTTGCTATATCCCCGCACATGATACGGATTAGGTCTAGCTTCGACCTCCCCGAGCTAGCATTTTGAGCTACGACATGTACTCTAGCGCTTAGCACCCTTTCTTGCTCTGGTGGAGGTTCTTCACTTACAACAGCAACCTtctgtaccctttgtttttgcacagtcggtggcttcccctgcggttctttatctgaagcttttgggcagtctctggctaggtgACCCTGTATATGACACACGTGGCATCTTAAATTTGTCCTCTGCGGGCCAGCTAGTTTTGCGCGCTGCGGCAATGAGGCTGTTGCGGCTGGCttagttgctcgtcctttccctttagcttgctcGAAAGTCTCGAGTACTTTTGCCACCTCCACTGGCTTAAACCAATCTTCGCCTTCCCGCAAAAGAACATATTCTAGGGCTTCTGAGCTTAGACTAGCTTTCATACGGTCAGCGACCATAAGCTCCGTCATAGCTTCTTTGGTATTTGCAGTGCGAGACTGAAGGTAATAGGCCAAATAGGTTCTAGCGCGGGACGCGAACTGAGCCcaagtttcctcctttcgtttagaTGCCTTTTCAAACCTCTCCAAGTATTTAGCTGGCGCGAGCTTAAGTTCATCTAATACTGCCTTCTTTACAGTCTCATAATCTGTGCATTCCTCGTCATTAAGGCCACGCAACAGATAACGAACCCGCTCTGCCAGCGCCGGCATGATCAAATGTACACGGCTGTGTTTCGGTACTTGAAAAGATGAAAACAACTTTtcaacctcctcaaaccatatcggaacatcagcgtcacacggcaaccggtatgccttaagcactttagcacatTGTACTATTCCATCCGTGATGGCACCGCGCCGATCGCTTCTCTCCGACACCGAAGGCGGCCTGCTCGACTGCTCGAGCTCCACTCTCCGtagagcaatgcgctcgcactctagctgtaggcgcaccttttccagctccagctccaggcgtctCACCGCCATGGCCTCTGGATCTGTCGTGCTCGGAGCCTGCGCAGCGCCTTGCGTCTCACTATCCATTTCAGTATCCGACGTCTCAGACTCGGTCTCTCCGACGCGTTGCAGCTCCTGCCGTCTCTGACCCTCTCTTTGTTCAGATGCCGTATCAATGTTTACgttagcctcactcgcatttgcagttctgcgcgtgaacaccattaacctcactgaacaacagccatgccaacctagacaaaacgcaaggaatcccgctcacccgttgctgctgggggcgccGCCTGACGTCCTCGTCCAGATGAATTGCAACCGTTGCGGAATTGGCTGGTAGCCCTCTGATgccttgcgcctggctcgctgctcgttgctcgttgtggggcttgccgatcctgtcgtgctgcgccagtaaagtttcgttcgttctctgtcctcgcttcaccgttggaacttgaagcttatcggacgatgatcggcagttgttggtcaaacgcaggcaggaaacgatgaggtcagatgtacaagaaatatttataggcaaacttttctatatacatggcaggtaaaacaaatacattacaaagttgaacaattgagaaacaaagtctcactcttctactgtctcaatgattgttagagcccagactcgttttaacgtacatagtacggaggctcactggtcta
This window contains:
- the LOC139060277 gene encoding uncharacterized protein, which produces AARQDRQAPQRATSSEPEAMAVRRLELELEKVRLQLECERIALRRVELEQSSRPPSVSERSDRRGAITDGIVQCAKVLKAYRLPCDADVPIWFEEVEKLFSSFQVPKHSRVHLIMPALAERVRYLLRGLNDEECTDYETVKKAVLDELKLAPAKYLERFEKASKRKEETWAQFASRARTYLAYYLQSRTANTKEAMTELMVADRMKASLSSEALEYVLLREGEDWFKPVEVAKVLETFEQAKGKGRATKPAATASLPQRAKLAGPQRTNLRCHVCHIQGHLARDCPKASDKEPQGKPPTVQKQRVQKVAVVSEEPPPEQERVLSARVHVVAQNASSGRSKLDLIRIMCGDIATEAVLDTGSEITVVRKSMLPIDLQEPSRTVRLESAFGNTIRAKLATLPVGMHRPGAVIQPQRIDLVCAVTDELANGVDCLLSKEDWELLRAQEKEEFGEENIPR